CGCGAGGCGATGGAACGTGCACGAGCGAGCAAGGGTGAGGATTATGTCGGAACCATGATTGCCCTGGGAAACCTCGCTTCCGTACTTCAAAGGCAAGGGAAACTGGACGAAGCGGAAGCCCTTCAGAAAGGCTCGCTTGAGCATCGACAACGTGAGCTGGGTCCTGAGCATCCGGACACCCTCGTGGCCATGAACAGCCTCGCGCTTCTGCTTCAAGAGCGCGGGCGATTCAAGGAGGCCGAAGCCCTGAATCGAAGAGCGCTGGAGTTGCGAATCAAGGTCCTCGGCCCGGATAATCCCGAAACGCTTGTGTCGTTGAACAACCTGGGATATGTCCTCCGCCGGCTCGGAAGGAATGTCGAAGCCGAAGATTGCTATCGCCGCACCCTGGAGGCTCGGCGCCAAGTACTCGGCAATGATCACTGGCATACCATTTTGTCAGTAAACAACGTCGGCTCCGTGTTGCGTGACCAGGGCAAATTGGACGAGGCGTTGCAATACTTCAAGGAAGCATTCGAATCGTCCCGCCGCGTCCTCGGTGACGAACATCAGCGCACGGCCCTCTGGGCCAACAACTATGCCGGTGTCTTGAATCAGCTGGGTCGCTACGAGGAAGCTCTCCAGATACTGCGGGAGATGGAGCCGGCTGCCCGAAAAGTCTGGATTGGCGAGAATGACCCTTGGCTTGGGAATTTCTTCGTCGGCATCGGCGAGGCACTCGCCGGCCTGAAGCGATTCCCCGAGAGCGAAAAGACCTTGTCGGATGCCTACCGCCGCGTCAGCGTCAAGGGAGAACGACACGAAATGACCATTCGCGCGGTCCAAGCCCTCAGCAGACTATATGAACAATGGCACGCCGCCGAACCGGACAAGGGCTACGACGCCAAGGCTGCCGAGTGGCGGGCGAAGCTGGAAGCAGCGAAATCGCCGCCGGAAGCAGCGCCCGGAACAGACAATTGACGGTATGTGCGAATGCCGCAAGATTGGAGGACACGGACAGGTTGGACCGACAGCCCACTCCGCTTCGTCCCAATTGGATCTGCCGCGGGCCATGGCCCGCGCTCCGGAGACGTAGAACATGAACTTCCCTCAGCCCCAGCCGGCCGAGTCGTTCGGATTCCAGAACATCATCTACGAGAAATCCGGGCATCGCGCCACGGTGACCATCAACCGCCCGAATGTGCTCAACTGCCTTGACTGGCCTACGCTGCGCGAACTCTACCGTGCCTTCGAAGACGTGTCCTTTGACGATCAGATTCGCGTGATGGTGCTCACCGGCGCCGGCGACCGGGCCTTCTGCACCGGGGCGGACCTCAAGGAGCAGACCGACGAGTGCCTCGACAAGCCAGCGGCCTACTGGAAATGGATGGGCGCCTTCATCGAAGTTCATGAGAAGCTCCGCAATATCGGGAAGCCGACCGTCGCCCGGCTCAACGGCATCGTCGTCGGCGGCGGAAACGAGATGAACATGTCTTGCGATCTGGCCATCGCCGCGGGCGACATCTTCATCCGCCAGGTGGGCGCCGCCCGGGGTAGCGTCGCGGCGGCCGGCGCGACCCAGTGGCTCCCGCTCATCGTCGGCGATCGCCGCGCCCGCGAAATCCTCTTCCTCTGCGAGGAGATTCCCGCCGCCAAGGCCCTCGATTGGGGCCTGGTCAACCAGGTCGTGCCGCGCGCCCAGCTCGACGCGGCCGTCGACGCCATGTGCGAGAAGCTCATCAACAAGCTGCCCGACTGCACCCGCTACACCAAGCAGCAGCTCAACTTCTGGCGGGAGCTGTCCTGGCACATGACCATCGGCCACGCCCGCGACTGGCTTTCCGTGCATAACCTCTCCGGCGAGGTGAAGGAAGGCATCTCCGCCTTTGTGGAGAAGCGGCCGGTGGATTATGATAAGGCACGGCGGGAGGTGCGATGACTTTCCACCGGAAGGCACGGTGACGAATGGAAAGGCGCGATCGGATCATTGTCCATCCCGACATCCTCGTGGGTAAGCCCGTGATCAAGGGCACGCGTCGGGCGGTGGAGTTCATCGTTGAACTCCTAGCCAACGGTTGGACTCAGAAGGAAGTGCTGAACAACTATCCCGGATTGACGGCTGAAGATGTGCAGGCGTGCCTTGCGTACGCGAGTGAGCGTCTCAAATCCGAGCGGATTTACCCGCCTTCCAGCTGATGCTATCTATTCTTGCAGACGAAAACGTTCCAAGCGCTGTCGTCGAAGCGCTTCAACGCGCGGACCACGAAGTGCGTTGGGCAAGGGTGGACTTCCCAGGGGAATCTGATTCATTCCTCTGCGAACTTGCCCAGCGCGAGTCTCGCCTACTCTTCACGTTTGATAAGGACTTCGGCGAATTGGCCTTCCGCTCGTCCCTGGACTCAGATGCTGGCGGCGCCTTGCTTCGCACAGGAATACTTGCTCCAGCCAAGTTGGCTGCAATCGTGGCTGCCGCACTGAAGCAGCAGATTTTATGGGCCGGACATTGCCAAATGGGAAATGTCGGTTAAGATTTCTTGGGCCGGTAGGTTGGCACGCCTGAAATTTGACCGAGGTAACATGAATCGAGAAAGAAGACAATTCTTGATGTGGATCACATTGGCCGGCATTCTATTGATGAGCGTTGGTATTCACGACATGTTCTTCGCGGCCAACGTCCATAAATCGATGTTCGTCATTGTGCTCGGAATGGTGGGTGGAGCCTGTTTTCTCCTGAATGCCCTGCTCCAATGGCGAAAGTATCGGTAGCGAATTGGCGACACGGAGTATCGCTGGGCACTGAATTCCGCACGAGGCCACATCCCCTTGATCATTGTCTGGCGTGAAATTCTTATCGACTTTGAGCCCGTGTGTGGCCCGGTTAGGTCTCGCGGTCGCGGAATTCTTCGTACCAGTCTTGGACGACGATGATGCCTTCTTCGCTTGCTTTCTATTCGTTTTCTTCCTCGGTTTGAACGACAATGAATCGCTCGTCATCCGGACCCATATCCAACTCCTGGAAACAATTGTCGCTTATCGAGAAGAGTGGGACGGGCACACCAATCTTGACCTGGTCATCTGCGATCCCAACGGATGCTTCCATGTTAATAGTGGGCGCTGCCCGTCCAACCAAGTTGGCTGCCGTCGTGACTGCCGCCCTGAAGCAGCAGATGTCGTGGTCCGGACATTTTGCAGCTATTGAAGAAAATCGAATCCGCGTCGTGCCTTTGCCTCCGAAGAATCAATAGGCGCAGGCGCCTGAATTACACACGGGAACCAGAAATGGGAAACCTCGTCCAGAAATCCGAAGGCCACGTCGCCCTCCTCCAGCTCCACCGTCCCGACCGGCTCAATGCTTTGTCGATCGAGCTGATGGACGAACTCATCCGCGCATTGGAGACGTTCGACCAGGACGACAACGTCCGCGTCATCATCCTCCACGGCGACGAGCGGGCCTTTGCCGCGGGGGCGGATATCGGTGACATGGCCGAGGCCTCCCTCCTGGACATGTACCGCCGCAACAACCTCGCCCGCTGGAATCGCATCCGGCAGATTCGCAAGCCCGTTATCGCTGCGGTCAGCGGCTTCTGCCTCGGCGGCGGGTGCGAGCTGGCCATGCTTTGCGACATGATCGTGGCATCGGAGTCCGCGCAGTTCGGCCAGCCGGAGATCAACATCGGCGTCATCCCCGGCGCCGGCGGTACCCAGCGGCTCACGCGGGCCATTGGCAAAGCCCGGGCGATGGAGATGATCCTCACCGGCCGATTCATGTCCGCGAGGGAAGCGTTCGAGGCCGGGCTGGTCTCGAAGGTCGTCGCCAAGGAGCAGTACCTCGCCGAAGCATTGCGGCTCGCTCAGGAGATTGCGAAGAAGGCTCCCATCGCCGTGCGCATGGCCAAAGAGGCCGTCAACAAGGCCCACGAACTATCCCTCACCGAGGGTATCGAATTCGAGCGCCGCGTATTCTACATGCTCTTCGCCACAGCCGACCAGAAGGAAGGCATGAAGGCCTTTCTCGAGAAGCGCCCGGCGAACTATGAGGGTAAGTAGGCTCAAAGTACTTCTCAGTTCCGTCGATTCGAGTTTCTGAGAGCGGAGATCAAATCATGCCCGATTCGAATGCCCTCGCGGTTGCCGACGCCGTCGCCGTCCGCACCATCACCCTCAACCGCCCCGACGTCCTCAACGCCTGCAACGAGTCCTTGCTCGTCGCCCTGGGTAAGGCCGTTCGAGAGGCGGAGAAAGATGCCGCGGTTCGATGCATCGTCATTACGGGGGCGGGCCGGGCTTTCTGCAGTGGACAGGATCTCGCCGATGTCGCCGGCCGCTACGACTCGGACGCTCCACTCGAGCTCGGCGCCCACATCCGCAAGAACTACAACCCCCTGATCCAGAAAATCCGCACCATGGAGAAACCCGTGGTCGGATCGATCAACGGCGTCGCCGCCGGAGCGGGTTGCAGTTTGGCGCTCGCTTGCGACCTTCGCATCGCCGCCGAGTCCGCAAGCTTCATTCAATCGTTCGTTAACGTCGGGCTGGTTCCCGACAGCGGAAGCACCTTCTTCCTTCCTCGCCTCATCGGCAACGCGCGGGCCATGGAAATGACCTTCACCGGCCGCAAGATCAAGGCCGACGAGGCCCTGCAAATCGGACTGGTCAACCAGGTCGTACCGGACGACCAGCTTGCCACCGCGACCGCCGAACTCGCCGCGAAGCTCGCCGCGCTTCCCACCAGGGCCATCGGCCTGACCAAGCGGGCTATCAACGCCGCATGGACCTCGGACCTCGAGGAGCAGCTTGACTACGAGGCCATGCTCCAGACCACGGCCGGGCAGACGCACGACCACCGTGAAGGCGTCACGGCATTCCTGGGGAAGCGCAAGCCGGAGTTTCGCGGCCAATAGAGCGGTTGCCGCACGGGAATTCACAAAACGGCTGTTCCCTTGCGCTGTCCCTCCCAGGCCGGCGCTTGATGCCCCGCGCCGCGCAAGCTAATCTCCGCCGTGTTCGTCGCCGAACGTGCGAATTCGAACTCCGCTGCTCGCCCAATAACCCTTGCCCCGGAGCATGAAGTGTCCGCAACATCCACCGCTCACGCCAAGGCCGTTGAGCTCGGCCGACATATCCTGCGAATGACCACGGCCGCCGGCTCCGGGCACCCCTCGAGTGCCCTGGCAATCATTCACGTCGTCATCGATCTGATGTACCGCACAATGCGTTACGACCCGGCTGATCCATGGAATCCGGGATCGGATCGACTGGTGCTGTCGATTGGGCACGCCGTTCCGGCCGCTTACGCCGCTTATGCCGATCTCGAAGGGGTTGTCGGCAAAAGCCCCAAAGAGGCCCGCCCGCTGACAATCGATGATCTTGCTTCGCTGCGCGAACTGCACAGCACGCTCGACGGCCACCCCAACCCGGCTGAGGGCTTCCCGTTCTTTGATGCCGCCACGGGCTCGCTGGGACAAGGCCTTTCGGCAGCCGCGGGATTGGCGGTCGCGGCGCGATTGGACAAGAGCAACAAGCGGATCTTCGTGATTGCCGGCGACGGCGAATCGCGCGAGGGACAGTTCTGGGAAGCGGCCGACTTCATCGTCGATCACCGCCTCTACAACGTGTGCCTGATCGTAAGCTGCAACGGGCAAGGCCAGGCTGGACCGGTTTCTCACCAGCAATCCGCGGAAACCGTTGCCGAAAAACTCGAGGCGTTCGGGTGGAAAGTCGCGACAATCGACGGGCACGACCCGGATGCCATTCACGGCGCCACCGCCGAATCAGCCGGGAGGGGCCATCCCACAGCCATCATCGCCCGCACCGTCAAGGGCTGGGGCGTGGACCTCATGCTCCATTCCAACTACCACGGCAAGCCCGTTCCTGCGGCGGAACTGGGCGCGGCATGCGCACAACTGGAGGCTTACGGAAAAAAGCTCGGCGCCAAGGCCGAGGAGAGCTGGACGCCGCGAAAGCCAGGGAAGATCGCGGCAGAGTCGGCACGTGTCCCTATTGCGTTGCCGGGCCTCGACTCGGCCCTTCGCGATGCCGGACTGGCCGCCGCACTCGACAAAAAGGAACTCGCCACCCGCGTGGCCTGGGGTGTCGCGATGGTGGCACTTGGCAAGGCCGACAATCGTATCGTGAGCCTC
The genomic region above belongs to Phycisphaerae bacterium and contains:
- a CDS encoding enoyl-CoA hydratase/isomerase family protein codes for the protein MNFPQPQPAESFGFQNIIYEKSGHRATVTINRPNVLNCLDWPTLRELYRAFEDVSFDDQIRVMVLTGAGDRAFCTGADLKEQTDECLDKPAAYWKWMGAFIEVHEKLRNIGKPTVARLNGIVVGGGNEMNMSCDLAIAAGDIFIRQVGAARGSVAAAGATQWLPLIVGDRRAREILFLCEEIPAAKALDWGLVNQVVPRAQLDAAVDAMCEKLINKLPDCTRYTKQQLNFWRELSWHMTIGHARDWLSVHNLSGEVKEGISAFVEKRPVDYDKARREVR
- a CDS encoding DUF433 domain-containing protein, whose product is MERRDRIIVHPDILVGKPVIKGTRRAVEFIVELLANGWTQKEVLNNYPGLTAEDVQACLAYASERLKSERIYPPSS
- a CDS encoding DUF5615 family PIN-like protein, whose amino-acid sequence is MLSILADENVPSAVVEALQRADHEVRWARVDFPGESDSFLCELAQRESRLLFTFDKDFGELAFRSSLDSDAGGALLRTGILAPAKLAAIVAAALKQQILWAGHCQMGNVG
- a CDS encoding enoyl-CoA hydratase/isomerase family protein, whose translation is MGNLVQKSEGHVALLQLHRPDRLNALSIELMDELIRALETFDQDDNVRVIILHGDERAFAAGADIGDMAEASLLDMYRRNNLARWNRIRQIRKPVIAAVSGFCLGGGCELAMLCDMIVASESAQFGQPEINIGVIPGAGGTQRLTRAIGKARAMEMILTGRFMSAREAFEAGLVSKVVAKEQYLAEALRLAQEIAKKAPIAVRMAKEAVNKAHELSLTEGIEFERRVFYMLFATADQKEGMKAFLEKRPANYEGK
- a CDS encoding enoyl-CoA hydratase/isomerase family protein; protein product: MPDSNALAVADAVAVRTITLNRPDVLNACNESLLVALGKAVREAEKDAAVRCIVITGAGRAFCSGQDLADVAGRYDSDAPLELGAHIRKNYNPLIQKIRTMEKPVVGSINGVAAGAGCSLALACDLRIAAESASFIQSFVNVGLVPDSGSTFFLPRLIGNARAMEMTFTGRKIKADEALQIGLVNQVVPDDQLATATAELAAKLAALPTRAIGLTKRAINAAWTSDLEEQLDYEAMLQTTAGQTHDHREGVTAFLGKRKPEFRGQ
- a CDS encoding transketolase, producing MSATSTAHAKAVELGRHILRMTTAAGSGHPSSALAIIHVVIDLMYRTMRYDPADPWNPGSDRLVLSIGHAVPAAYAAYADLEGVVGKSPKEARPLTIDDLASLRELHSTLDGHPNPAEGFPFFDAATGSLGQGLSAAAGLAVAARLDKSNKRIFVIAGDGESREGQFWEAADFIVDHRLYNVCLIVSCNGQGQAGPVSHQQSAETVAEKLEAFGWKVATIDGHDPDAIHGATAESAGRGHPTAIIARTVKGWGVDLMLHSNYHGKPVPAAELGAACAQLEAYGKKLGAKAEESWTPRKPGKIAAESARVPIALPGLDSALRDAGLAAALDKKELATRVAWGVAMVALGKADNRIVSLDGDVSNSTYANLFAKEHSDRFFECKIAEQNMITAASGLAAAGKIPFASSFGKFIERGLDQVDMAAITRANIKIVGSHTGVSLAADGPSQMAVTDVAFFRSMCHVDAGGRPACRVFQPSDAVSAYRLTELMANLDGLCYLRTHRPNAPFIYELDETFTTAGFKQIRRGADITLVSAGYMLHTVLSAAGRLADRGISCNVFDAYALPLETDAILDAVQSSDSTILVVEDNFAGGLHAEIAEAAAARGDIRVVGMTVARMPKSARTAEEVFEYCGVGLDQIVGRCRELVGR